A genomic stretch from Microbacterium luteolum includes:
- a CDS encoding ABC transporter permease: protein MSGSTPGAGDVTKGIPPEQLGTPTGTVPRDSSDVPPPPRGNVILKEMLRGSAVTTVLAIVLALIVGGILIASTNEDVQEASGYFFAKPGDTIAAAWNAVYNGYEALFRGAIFNARGADFAAQIRPLTNTLGFAAPLIAAGLGVALAFRVGLFNIGARGQMLIGVAVAALLTFSLDLPLWLHIPVTLIAGIAGGALWGAIAGLIKARTGAHEVILTIMLNYIAYYLLLWMIRTPGLLQKPGTNQALGSATPESAQFPTLLGPQFPLLDFGFVVVVVATLFVWWLIERSSLGMRMRAVGENPHAARAAGISVQRVYVYAMLFAGGLAGLAGMNQIQGAVTTGVTETIDAGIGFDAITVALLGRSRAWGTFAAGILFGALKAGSFSMQAQDIPVDIVLVVQSLVVLFIAAPPLLRAVFFLPKTDIEKAARLRAKAAKKAVTA from the coding sequence GTGAGCGGATCGACGCCCGGCGCGGGAGACGTGACCAAGGGCATCCCCCCGGAGCAGCTCGGCACGCCGACCGGCACGGTTCCCCGCGATTCCTCCGATGTGCCGCCGCCGCCCCGCGGCAACGTCATCCTCAAGGAGATGCTGCGCGGCAGCGCCGTCACGACGGTCCTCGCGATCGTCCTGGCGCTCATCGTCGGCGGCATCCTCATCGCCTCCACCAACGAAGACGTGCAGGAGGCCTCCGGCTACTTCTTCGCGAAGCCCGGCGACACGATCGCCGCCGCCTGGAACGCGGTGTACAACGGGTACGAGGCGCTGTTCCGCGGTGCGATCTTCAACGCGCGCGGCGCTGATTTCGCGGCGCAGATCCGTCCGCTCACCAACACCCTCGGTTTCGCAGCGCCATTGATCGCCGCGGGCCTCGGTGTCGCACTCGCGTTCCGTGTGGGACTGTTCAACATCGGTGCACGCGGCCAGATGCTCATCGGTGTCGCGGTCGCCGCTCTGCTGACCTTCTCGCTCGACCTGCCGCTGTGGCTGCACATCCCCGTGACGCTGATCGCCGGTATCGCAGGCGGCGCGCTCTGGGGTGCCATCGCCGGCCTCATCAAGGCACGCACCGGTGCGCACGAGGTGATCCTCACGATCATGCTCAACTACATCGCGTACTACCTGCTGCTCTGGATGATCCGCACACCGGGCCTCCTGCAGAAGCCGGGTACGAACCAGGCACTGGGGTCGGCCACGCCGGAGAGCGCGCAGTTCCCGACGCTGCTCGGGCCGCAGTTCCCCCTTCTCGATTTCGGATTCGTGGTCGTGGTCGTGGCGACGCTGTTCGTCTGGTGGCTCATCGAGCGATCGTCGCTCGGCATGCGGATGCGCGCCGTCGGCGAGAACCCGCACGCGGCGCGTGCGGCGGGCATCAGCGTGCAGCGGGTCTACGTCTACGCGATGCTGTTCGCCGGAGGCCTCGCGGGCCTCGCGGGCATGAACCAGATCCAGGGTGCGGTCACGACCGGTGTCACCGAGACGATCGACGCCGGCATCGGCTTCGATGCGATCACCGTCGCGCTCCTCGGACGCAGCCGCGCCTGGGGCACCTTCGCCGCCGGCATCCTGTTCGGCGCACTCAAGGCGGGATCGTTCTCGATGCAGGCGCAGGACATCCCGGTCGACATCGTGCTGGTCGTGCAGTCCCTGGTCGTGCTCTTCATCGCCGCGCCGCCGCTGCTGCGCGCCGTGTTCTTCCTGCCCAAGACCGACATCGAGAAGGCGGCCCGGCTCCGAGCCAAGGCCGCGAAGAAGGCGGTGACGGCATGA
- a CDS encoding CAP domain-containing protein, which translates to MRQSPRRMLVRAGRMIAAAIAVTLGAALLAPAAASAAGGPAGEVFTLTNAQRTQAGLPALVSDAALDAAAAEWAQHLASTCTFEHSTSSWRSSRVAAFGWVSTGENIAAGQPDAAAVVSSWMNSSGHRVNILDARYTGLGVGYATGTCYRTYWVQIFAIGSPVKRLSGGAGDLTGDRAADILARTSTGDLLIYPGSGTGGFQGAVTAVAGWGDRPFTTLGDFSGDGIPDTARTEADGRLMLYAGNGRGGFLAPVQIGNGWTFSQLIGGIDFSGDAIPDVIGRTSGGDLFLYPGNGRSGWLAGGTKIGNGWQTMDTMFHAGDFNGDARGDLIARRVDGTLWIYPTTGRGSWGTPSQIGVGWASLTAVFGAGDFNGDGTQDIVARTSAGALLLYAGNGRGGFLASRTIGSGWNGMSQIG; encoded by the coding sequence ATGCGCCAGTCCCCCCGACGAATGCTCGTCCGTGCCGGTCGCATGATCGCCGCGGCGATCGCTGTGACGCTCGGGGCGGCGCTCCTCGCACCCGCCGCCGCGTCCGCGGCAGGCGGACCCGCCGGTGAGGTCTTCACGCTGACGAACGCCCAGCGCACGCAGGCCGGCCTCCCCGCGCTCGTGTCGGACGCCGCCCTCGACGCGGCCGCGGCGGAGTGGGCGCAGCACCTGGCGTCGACGTGCACGTTCGAGCACAGCACCTCGTCATGGCGGAGCTCGCGCGTCGCCGCGTTCGGCTGGGTCTCGACAGGCGAGAACATCGCGGCGGGTCAGCCGGATGCCGCCGCGGTGGTCAGCAGCTGGATGAACTCCAGCGGCCACCGCGTCAACATCCTCGACGCGCGGTACACGGGCCTCGGCGTCGGCTATGCGACCGGCACCTGCTACCGGACGTACTGGGTCCAGATCTTCGCCATCGGCTCCCCCGTGAAGCGTCTCTCCGGCGGCGCCGGCGATCTCACCGGCGACCGAGCCGCGGACATCCTCGCCCGGACGTCGACGGGCGACCTCCTGATCTACCCGGGCTCCGGGACCGGCGGGTTCCAAGGCGCCGTCACGGCCGTCGCGGGCTGGGGAGACCGCCCCTTCACGACACTCGGCGACTTCTCCGGCGACGGCATCCCCGACACCGCGCGCACCGAGGCCGACGGCAGACTGATGCTCTACGCCGGGAACGGTCGGGGCGGCTTCCTCGCCCCCGTGCAGATCGGCAACGGCTGGACGTTCTCGCAGCTGATCGGCGGCATCGACTTCTCCGGCGACGCGATACCCGATGTGATCGGGCGCACATCGGGCGGCGACCTCTTCCTCTATCCGGGCAACGGGCGCAGCGGCTGGCTCGCCGGTGGCACGAAGATCGGAAACGGGTGGCAGACGATGGACACGATGTTCCACGCCGGCGACTTCAACGGCGACGCACGCGGCGACCTCATCGCCCGCAGGGTCGACGGGACCCTTTGGATCTACCCGACGACCGGACGCGGCAGCTGGGGCACGCCGTCGCAGATCGGTGTCGGGTGGGCATCGCTCACTGCGGTGTTCGGGGCGGGCGACTTCAACGGCGACGGCACCCAGGACATCGTCGCCCGGACCTC
- a CDS encoding cytidine deaminase → MTDIDWDELRQVATDAMTKAYAPYSRYRVGAAALVGDGRIVAGCNVENASYGVTLCAECALVGDLHMSGGGQLVAFVCVNNDGQTIMPCGRCRQLLFEHAMPGMLLETVSGIRTIDEVLPDAFGPRDLEDAR, encoded by the coding sequence ATGACTGACATCGACTGGGACGAGCTCCGTCAGGTCGCGACCGATGCCATGACGAAGGCGTACGCGCCGTACTCGCGGTATCGCGTCGGCGCAGCGGCGCTCGTCGGCGACGGACGCATCGTCGCCGGCTGCAACGTCGAGAACGCCTCCTACGGCGTGACGCTGTGCGCCGAATGCGCGCTCGTCGGCGACCTGCACATGTCGGGCGGCGGCCAGCTGGTCGCGTTCGTGTGCGTCAACAACGACGGGCAGACGATCATGCCGTGCGGTCGCTGCCGCCAGCTGCTCTTCGAGCACGCCATGCCCGGGATGCTGTTGGAGACCGTCTCCGGCATCCGCACGATCGACGAGGTGCTGCCCGACGCGTTCGGGCCCCGAGACCTGGAGGATGCACGATGA
- a CDS encoding BMP family lipoprotein — MTISTTKKLLGATIAAGVIFALAGCGQAPTDDAGGSEGAADSDFLPCLVSDAGGWNDKSFNQSAKEGMDAAAEELDVKPLEFESANDNDYAPNLETAVSEGCSLIVAVGFKLAAATVESALANPEIDYAIIDDYADTDFDGTTDAPNIKPLVFDTAQAAYLGGYAAAGWSAQSGVNKVGTFGGMQIPSVAVFMDGFSLGVDKYNEDKSAAVQVFGWDVATQEGSFTGGFDANDTAKQTAQGVLDQGVDVILPVGGPVYQSAAAAIADSGKDTLMIGVDSDLAVADPSVAGVTMFSIMKAINVAVKDATTAAAAGDFDPAPYVGTLENEGVKLSGFGDFEAELPDGLLDEIAALQEQIISGDIKVESKNSP, encoded by the coding sequence TTGACCATCTCCACCACCAAGAAGCTGCTCGGCGCGACAATCGCCGCGGGCGTCATCTTCGCACTTGCCGGCTGCGGCCAGGCCCCGACCGATGACGCCGGCGGTTCGGAGGGCGCTGCGGACTCCGACTTCCTCCCCTGCCTCGTCTCCGACGCGGGCGGCTGGAACGACAAGTCGTTCAACCAGTCGGCGAAGGAAGGCATGGACGCCGCCGCGGAGGAGCTCGACGTCAAGCCGCTCGAGTTCGAGTCGGCGAATGACAACGACTACGCGCCGAACCTCGAGACCGCGGTCTCCGAGGGCTGCTCGCTCATCGTCGCCGTCGGCTTCAAGCTGGCCGCCGCGACGGTCGAGTCGGCGCTCGCGAACCCCGAGATCGACTACGCGATCATCGATGACTACGCAGACACCGACTTCGACGGCACCACCGATGCTCCGAACATCAAGCCGCTCGTCTTCGACACGGCTCAGGCCGCCTACCTCGGCGGATACGCCGCGGCCGGCTGGTCCGCGCAGAGCGGCGTGAACAAGGTCGGCACCTTCGGCGGAATGCAGATCCCGTCCGTCGCCGTGTTCATGGACGGTTTCTCGCTCGGCGTCGACAAGTACAACGAGGACAAGTCGGCCGCCGTCCAGGTGTTCGGCTGGGACGTCGCCACGCAGGAAGGCTCCTTCACGGGCGGCTTCGACGCGAACGACACCGCCAAGCAGACCGCTCAGGGCGTGCTCGACCAGGGTGTCGACGTCATCCTTCCCGTCGGTGGCCCCGTCTACCAGAGCGCTGCGGCGGCGATCGCCGACAGCGGCAAGGACACGCTGATGATCGGTGTCGACAGCGACCTCGCGGTCGCCGACCCGAGCGTCGCGGGCGTCACGATGTTCTCGATCATGAAGGCGATCAACGTCGCCGTGAAGGACGCGACCACCGCTGCCGCCGCCGGCGACTTCGACCCGGCTCCGTACGTCGGAACGCTCGAGAACGAGGGCGTCAAGCTCTCCGGCTTCGGCGACTTCGAAGCCGAGCTCCCGGACGGGCTCCTCGACGAGATCGCGGCGCTCCAGGAGCAGATCATCTCCGGTGACATCAAGGTTGAGTCGAAGAACTCCCCGTAA
- a CDS encoding ABC transporter permease, producing MSLVHTEAADGTVQLATVKQRHLKAPIVLAVAAALLAILFVFVPRDGTSTFRLSDKSSALALPDVALPTASTFWVVFGILVVLTVGAFLRAWTYRKPSLWLVVAFSTLAVFAFLVWASAGGLVPVTSLLFGAVSLSVPLVFGALGGVIGERAGVVNVAIEGQLLLGAFSAALLSSITGNPFVGLVGAMIGGVLVASVLAAFAIKYLVEQVIVGVVLNVLVTGLTGFLYGALLAPNEATLNTPVRFPRIEIPVLSDIPIIGPVLFNQTFIGYLMFVTVAVVAWGLYRTRWGLRLRAVGEHPQAADTVGIKVNPTRFWNVLLAGAIAGMGGAYFTLVSVPQFGKDMTAGLGFIALAAVIFGRWDPIRATLAALLFGFATNLQNLLSILKTPIPGEFMLMLPYLVTLLAVAGFAGQIKAPAADGKPYIKS from the coding sequence ATGTCTCTCGTGCACACCGAGGCAGCCGACGGCACGGTGCAGCTCGCGACCGTGAAGCAGCGGCACCTCAAGGCGCCGATCGTGCTGGCCGTCGCCGCTGCGCTCCTCGCGATCCTCTTCGTGTTCGTTCCGCGCGACGGCACCAGCACCTTCCGACTCTCCGACAAGTCGTCGGCGCTCGCGCTGCCCGACGTCGCCCTCCCGACGGCCTCGACCTTCTGGGTCGTGTTCGGCATCCTCGTCGTCCTGACGGTCGGAGCATTCCTCCGCGCATGGACGTATCGCAAGCCCTCGCTGTGGCTGGTCGTTGCGTTCAGCACGCTCGCCGTCTTCGCGTTCCTCGTCTGGGCATCCGCCGGCGGACTCGTCCCGGTCACGAGCCTGCTCTTCGGCGCGGTGTCGCTGTCGGTACCGCTCGTGTTCGGCGCCCTGGGCGGCGTCATCGGCGAACGCGCCGGCGTCGTGAACGTCGCCATCGAAGGACAGCTGCTGCTCGGCGCTTTCTCGGCTGCGCTCCTCTCCAGCATCACCGGCAACCCGTTCGTCGGGCTGGTCGGAGCGATGATCGGCGGCGTTCTGGTGGCCAGCGTGCTCGCCGCCTTCGCGATCAAGTACCTCGTCGAGCAGGTCATCGTCGGCGTCGTGCTCAACGTGCTCGTCACCGGTCTCACCGGCTTCCTCTACGGGGCACTGCTCGCTCCGAACGAGGCGACGCTGAACACCCCGGTGCGCTTCCCGCGCATCGAGATCCCCGTGCTGAGCGACATCCCGATCATCGGCCCCGTGCTCTTCAACCAGACGTTCATCGGGTATCTGATGTTCGTCACCGTCGCCGTCGTGGCCTGGGGCCTGTACCGCACCCGCTGGGGTCTGCGCCTGCGCGCCGTCGGCGAGCACCCGCAGGCCGCCGACACCGTGGGCATCAAGGTCAACCCGACCCGGTTCTGGAACGTGCTGCTGGCCGGTGCGATCGCGGGCATGGGCGGTGCGTACTTCACGCTCGTCTCGGTGCCGCAGTTCGGCAAGGACATGACGGCGGGTCTCGGCTTCATCGCCCTCGCCGCCGTGATCTTCGGTCGCTGGGACCCGATCCGTGCGACGCTCGCCGCGCTGCTGTTCGGCTTCGCGACGAACCTGCAGAACCTGCTCTCGATCCTGAAGACGCCGATTCCCGGCGAGTTCATGCTGATGCTCCCGTACCTGGTGACGCTGCTCGCGGTCGCCGGATTCGCGGGACAGATCAAGGCACCCGCGGCAGACGGCAAGCCGTACATCAAGTCCTAG
- a CDS encoding ABC transporter ATP-binding protein has product MKLELRGITKRFGTLVANDHIDLVVEPGQIHALLGENGAGKSTLMNVLYGLYQADEGEILLDDVVQRFRGPGDAMAAGIGMVHQHFMLVPVFTVAENVMLGHEQTKALGTLDIAKAREHVRSVAARFGFDIDPDALVGDLPVGVQQRVEIIKALSRDAKVLVFDEPTAVLTPQETDELMGIMRQLRDEGTAIVFITHKLREVREVADKITIVRLGRVVGEASPSATNAELASLMVGRAVELTVHKDAPRLGDGGLEISGLRVLTPAGAIVVDGIDFAVRPGEVLAIAGVQGNGQTELVEAIVGLAARVEGSITLDGTELVGKSVRAILDAGVGFVPEDRTEDGLVAGFSVAENLILDRTDDRTFSRGGTILRGVLDAFAKERIREYDIRTQGPDTPAGTLSGGNQQKVVIAREMSRELRLLVAAQPTRGVDVGSIEFIHKRIIETRDSGVPVIVVSTELDEVAALADRIAVMYRGAIVGIVPGDTPRETLGLMMAGAAEGEVAA; this is encoded by the coding sequence ATGAAGCTCGAACTTCGCGGCATCACCAAGCGATTCGGTACTCTCGTCGCCAACGACCACATCGATCTGGTGGTCGAACCGGGGCAGATCCACGCGCTGCTCGGTGAGAACGGCGCAGGCAAGTCCACGCTGATGAACGTCCTGTACGGCCTCTATCAGGCCGACGAGGGCGAGATCCTCCTCGACGACGTCGTGCAGCGCTTCCGCGGCCCCGGTGACGCGATGGCGGCCGGGATCGGCATGGTGCACCAGCACTTCATGCTCGTGCCCGTCTTCACGGTGGCGGAGAACGTGATGCTCGGCCACGAGCAGACCAAGGCCCTCGGCACGCTCGACATCGCGAAGGCGCGAGAGCACGTGCGATCGGTGGCAGCGCGGTTCGGCTTCGACATCGACCCCGACGCGCTCGTCGGCGACCTCCCGGTCGGCGTCCAGCAGCGCGTCGAGATCATCAAGGCTCTCTCCCGCGATGCCAAGGTGCTCGTCTTCGATGAGCCGACGGCCGTGCTGACCCCGCAGGAGACGGACGAGCTCATGGGCATCATGCGCCAGCTCCGCGACGAGGGCACGGCGATCGTCTTCATCACCCACAAGCTCCGCGAGGTGCGCGAAGTCGCCGACAAGATCACGATCGTCCGTCTCGGACGCGTGGTCGGCGAGGCCTCGCCCTCGGCGACGAACGCCGAGCTCGCTTCGCTCATGGTCGGACGCGCCGTCGAGCTCACGGTGCACAAGGACGCGCCCCGTCTCGGCGACGGAGGACTCGAGATCTCGGGTCTGCGGGTGCTCACACCCGCCGGCGCGATCGTCGTCGACGGCATCGACTTCGCGGTGCGCCCCGGTGAGGTCCTCGCGATCGCGGGCGTGCAGGGGAACGGCCAGACCGAGCTGGTGGAGGCCATCGTCGGCCTCGCCGCACGCGTGGAGGGGAGCATCACGCTCGACGGGACGGAACTCGTCGGCAAGAGCGTGCGCGCGATCCTCGACGCCGGCGTGGGCTTCGTCCCCGAGGACCGGACCGAAGACGGACTGGTCGCCGGCTTCTCCGTCGCGGAGAACCTGATCCTCGACCGCACAGACGACCGCACCTTCAGCCGCGGTGGAACCATCCTGCGGGGTGTGCTCGACGCCTTCGCCAAGGAGCGCATCCGCGAGTACGACATCCGCACGCAGGGGCCGGACACTCCGGCCGGCACGCTCTCGGGCGGCAACCAGCAGAAGGTCGTCATCGCGCGCGAGATGAGCCGCGAACTGCGGCTGCTGGTCGCCGCACAGCCGACTCGCGGCGTCGACGTCGGCTCGATCGAGTTCATCCACAAACGGATCATCGAGACGCGCGACTCGGGCGTCCCCGTGATCGTCGTCTCCACCGAGCTCGACGAGGTCGCCGCCCTCGCCGACCGGATCGCGGTCATGTACCGCGGAGCGATCGTCGGCATCGTGCCGGGCGACACCCCCAGAGAGACACTCGGACTCATGATGGCCGGAGCGGCTGAAGGAGAGGTGGCGGCGTGA
- a CDS encoding adenosine deaminase, which translates to MSIDANGDVTIQGISLRSLPKVSLHDHLDGALRPATIIELADEIGLEVPEAEPAALGSWFAKQSDSGSLVEYLKTFDLTTAVMQTQEGLTRVAREFVQDLAADGVIYGEVRWAPEQHLSRGLTLEQTVEAVQQGIEEGEDAADRDGRSIRVGQLITAMRHTDRSLEIAELAVDFRGRGAVGFDIAGPEDGFPPSNHRKAFDYLAENFFPVTVHAGEAAGPASIRSALLDGRALRLGHGVRIAEDLQVVTQEGDEVQVQFGELARWVRDREIPLELSPSSNLQTGAIAAWGTTLADHPFDLLYQLGFAVTVNVDNRTMSATSLTRELALLVEAFEYDLDDLETFQFNAAAAAFLPVEEREELVEMIAEGFND; encoded by the coding sequence ATGTCGATCGATGCGAACGGCGACGTCACCATCCAGGGGATCTCCCTCCGCAGCCTGCCCAAGGTGTCGCTGCACGACCACCTGGACGGCGCCCTGCGACCGGCCACGATCATCGAGCTGGCGGACGAGATCGGCCTCGAGGTGCCGGAGGCGGAGCCCGCCGCGCTCGGCAGCTGGTTCGCGAAGCAGAGCGACTCCGGCTCGCTCGTGGAGTATCTGAAGACCTTCGACCTCACCACCGCCGTGATGCAGACGCAGGAGGGACTCACGCGCGTCGCGCGCGAGTTCGTCCAGGACCTGGCAGCGGACGGCGTGATCTACGGCGAGGTGCGCTGGGCTCCGGAGCAGCATCTGAGCCGTGGCCTCACGCTGGAGCAGACTGTCGAGGCCGTGCAGCAGGGCATCGAGGAGGGCGAGGACGCCGCGGACCGCGACGGTCGCAGCATCCGCGTCGGCCAGCTGATCACCGCGATGCGCCATACGGATCGCTCTCTGGAGATCGCCGAGCTCGCGGTCGACTTCCGTGGACGGGGTGCCGTCGGCTTCGACATCGCCGGGCCCGAGGACGGCTTCCCGCCGTCGAACCACCGCAAGGCCTTCGACTACCTCGCCGAGAACTTCTTCCCGGTGACCGTGCACGCCGGTGAGGCCGCCGGACCCGCATCGATCCGCTCGGCACTGCTCGACGGTCGCGCTCTGCGCCTCGGCCACGGCGTGCGCATCGCGGAAGACCTCCAGGTCGTCACCCAGGAGGGCGACGAGGTGCAGGTGCAGTTCGGTGAGCTGGCCCGCTGGGTGCGCGATCGCGAGATCCCGCTGGAGCTCTCCCCGTCGTCGAACCTGCAGACCGGGGCCATCGCCGCATGGGGTACCACGCTGGCCGACCACCCGTTCGACCTGCTCTACCAGCTCGGCTTCGCGGTCACGGTCAACGTGGACAACCGCACCATGAGCGCCACGTCCCTCACCCGCGAGCTCGCCCTGCTCGTCGAGGCATTCGAGTACGACCTCGACGACCTCGAGACCTTCCAGTTCAACGCGGCCGCGGCCGCCTTCCTGCCAGTCGAAGAGCGCGAAGAGCTCGTCGAGATGATCGCCGAAGGATTCAACGACTGA
- a CDS encoding thymidine phosphorylase → MTVEPYDAVDVIRAKRDGGAVPEKALRWMVDAYTRGYVSDAQMASFAMAIFQRGMERDEIRVLTDAMIASGERMSFASLGKKTVDKHSTGGVGDKITLPLAPLVASFGVAVPQLSGRGLGHTGGTLDKLESIPGWRAALSNEEMFAQMQGDVGAVICAAGSGLAPADKKLYALRDVTGTVEAIPLIASSIMSKKIAEGTDALVLDVKFGSGAFMQDIDRARELARTMVALGTDSGVATTALLTDMNVPLGFAIGNANEVRESVEILAGGGPSDVRELTIALAQEMLSLAGKPDADVEAALDDGRAMDSWKAMIRAQGGDPDAELPTARETHVVTAPTDGVVTRMDALPFGIAAWRLGAGRARAEDPVVFEAGIDLHVKPGDRVDAGQPLFTLSAADEARFPRAIEALEGSWAIGDKAPAAGPIVRERITA, encoded by the coding sequence ATGACCGTCGAGCCCTACGATGCAGTGGATGTCATCCGCGCCAAGCGGGACGGCGGCGCCGTGCCCGAGAAGGCGCTGCGGTGGATGGTCGACGCCTACACCCGCGGCTACGTCTCCGACGCGCAGATGGCCTCGTTCGCGATGGCGATCTTCCAGCGCGGCATGGAGCGCGACGAGATCCGCGTGCTGACCGATGCGATGATCGCGTCGGGGGAGCGGATGAGCTTCGCCTCGCTCGGCAAGAAGACCGTCGACAAGCACTCCACGGGCGGCGTCGGTGACAAGATCACCCTTCCGCTCGCGCCGCTGGTGGCGTCGTTCGGCGTGGCGGTGCCGCAGCTGAGCGGTCGTGGCCTCGGTCACACCGGCGGCACGCTCGACAAGCTCGAGTCCATCCCCGGCTGGCGCGCGGCGCTCAGCAACGAGGAGATGTTCGCGCAGATGCAGGGCGACGTGGGAGCGGTCATCTGTGCGGCGGGGTCGGGCCTCGCACCCGCCGACAAGAAGCTCTACGCTCTGCGCGACGTGACGGGAACGGTCGAGGCCATCCCGCTGATCGCGTCGAGCATCATGTCGAAGAAGATCGCCGAGGGCACCGACGCACTCGTTCTCGACGTCAAGTTCGGCTCCGGCGCCTTCATGCAGGACATCGATCGCGCCCGGGAGCTGGCCCGCACGATGGTCGCGCTCGGCACCGATTCCGGTGTCGCGACGACCGCGCTGCTGACCGACATGAACGTCCCGCTGGGGTTCGCGATCGGCAACGCCAACGAGGTGCGCGAATCCGTGGAGATCCTCGCCGGCGGCGGCCCCTCCGACGTGCGCGAGCTGACCATCGCGCTCGCGCAGGAGATGCTCTCCCTCGCCGGGAAGCCGGATGCCGACGTGGAGGCCGCCCTCGACGACGGCCGTGCGATGGACAGCTGGAAGGCGATGATCCGCGCCCAGGGCGGCGACCCGGATGCCGAGCTGCCGACCGCTCGTGAGACGCACGTCGTCACGGCTCCGACCGACGGCGTCGTGACCCGCATGGACGCGCTGCCGTTCGGTATCGCCGCCTGGCGTCTGGGGGCGGGCCGGGCCCGTGCCGAGGACCCGGTGGTCTTCGAGGCGGGCATCGACCTGCACGTCAAGCCGGGCGATCGTGTCGACGCCGGGCAGCCGCTGTTCACGCTGTCCGCGGCGGACGAGGCGCGGTTCCCGCGGGCGATCGAGGCGCTCGAGGGCTCGTGGGCGATCGGGGACAAGGCGCCGGCCGCCGGTCCCATCGTGCGCGAGCGCATCACCGCCTGA
- a CDS encoding mannose-1-phosphate guanylyltransferase, whose amino-acid sequence MTSPIQDFYAVIPAGGIGSRLWPLSRADAPKFLHDLTGSGHSLLRDTWDRLVPLTGPDRIAVVTGRAHRAAVEAELPGIADLNVFLESEPRESAAAIGLAAAILHRRDPDVIIGSFSADHVIRGTRVFEFAVRDAVKVAREGYICTIGIAPTEPAIGFGYIKKGPELVVERAREAALVESFVEKPDLETAKAYLADRGYLWNAGMFIAKASVLLEELAANEPELHAGLLELAEAWDDRDRRGPAVDRIWPRLKKIAIDYAVAEPAARRGRLAVVPGHFDWDDVGDFASLTKLITNGRKNDLAVLGPNARVLSDAASGILVSQTSRVISLVGVQDIVVVDTPDALLVTTVQHAQRVKGVVESLKLNGQGDVL is encoded by the coding sequence ATGACCTCGCCCATCCAGGACTTCTATGCGGTGATCCCCGCCGGCGGCATCGGCAGCAGGCTGTGGCCTCTCTCGCGCGCCGACGCCCCCAAGTTCCTCCACGACCTCACGGGTTCCGGGCACTCGCTGCTGCGCGACACGTGGGATCGGCTGGTGCCCCTCACGGGTCCTGACCGGATCGCGGTCGTCACCGGTCGCGCGCACCGTGCCGCGGTCGAGGCGGAGCTCCCCGGCATCGCCGATCTCAACGTGTTCCTCGAGTCCGAGCCGCGCGAGTCGGCCGCCGCGATCGGACTGGCCGCAGCGATCCTGCACCGCCGCGACCCCGACGTGATCATCGGATCGTTCAGCGCCGACCACGTGATCCGTGGCACGCGCGTGTTCGAGTTCGCCGTCCGCGACGCCGTCAAGGTCGCCCGCGAGGGGTACATCTGCACGATCGGGATCGCGCCCACGGAACCGGCGATCGGATTCGGCTACATCAAGAAGGGCCCGGAGCTCGTCGTCGAGCGTGCCCGCGAGGCCGCCCTCGTGGAGAGCTTCGTCGAGAAGCCGGACCTGGAGACGGCGAAGGCCTATCTCGCCGATCGCGGCTATCTCTGGAACGCCGGCATGTTCATCGCCAAGGCGAGCGTGCTGCTGGAGGAGCTCGCCGCCAACGAGCCCGAGCTGCACGCCGGACTGCTCGAGCTCGCCGAGGCATGGGACGACCGCGATCGCCGCGGACCTGCGGTCGACCGGATCTGGCCGCGCCTGAAGAAGATCGCGATCGACTACGCGGTCGCGGAGCCGGCAGCCCGGCGCGGCCGACTGGCCGTCGTGCCAGGACACTTCGACTGGGACGACGTCGGCGACTTCGCCTCGCTCACCAAGCTCATCACGAACGGGCGGAAGAACGATCTGGCCGTTCTCGGCCCCAACGCACGCGTGCTCTCGGATGCCGCGAGCGGCATCCTCGTCAGTCAGACCTCCCGCGTCATCAGCCTGGTGGGCGTGCAGGACATCGTCGTGGTCGACACCCCAGACGCCCTGCTGGTCACGACCGTGCAGCACGCGCAGCGCGTCAAGGGCGTCGTGGAGTCCCTCAAGCTGAACGGGCAGGGCGACGTGCTCTGA